The Candidatus Obscuribacter sp. genomic interval GATCACTTGCAATGCTTCTTTGCGTCCATAGACTTCCTTGATTGCCACAACAGGCTTGCCACCGGGCTTTTGATCAGGCGGGCGCTTGTAGGACAAAAAATAGTGCTTGAGGCGAGTGATCACACCTTCAGGGCACTGCGAGATATCGGTGAGATGACCGTAAGCGACATCCTGTTCGAGGACGGCGATAATCTTGTCATCAGCTTCGCCATGGTCGACCATGCGCAGTCCGCCAATGGGGCGCACTGTCACAAAAAGGTCGCCATGCGAAAACTCTTTTTCGGTGAGGACACAGATATCGAGCGGGTCGCCGTCGCCGATAATCTTTTTGGCGCCAGTCTTGGTGGCGCAAAATTGTCCAATTTTGTCGCCGCAATATGTCTGCGGGACAAAGCCGTAGAGCATGGGACAGAGCGACGAAAGCGTCTGCGGTCTATCGACACTGAGATGCCCGGTGGCTTTGTCCAGCTCCAGCTTGACTGCGTCGGAAGGGACGATTTCGATGTAAGCGCTCAATTTGTCGGGAGCGTTTGGACCGGGATTGACTCCGTGCCAGGGGTGTGACTTGAACATCATCGAAATCAACTGGGTAAATTCATCTGCAGCCATGGAGCCTCTTTTACTGTCAGTTGCCATTAAGGCAAGGTGTTAAAGGTAAGGAGAGAAGGCTAGACCTTCCCTCCCCGGTATTTTACTACGGTGATACAAGCAACTACTTCTTGCGACTACTTCTTGGGCGACCGTTTCTTTTGGCGAGCCTTGAAGTATTCGCTGATAAAAGCGGTGTGCATCGAAAAGGCAATTTCGGGCAGGTTGTGCTCGTAAAAGATCTTGACCTGTTGAGCGTCGGAGCCAGCTTGCATGCGACCTTTGCGCGAGCGCGCCCGGTAAAAATGCAGCACCTGATTGCGACCTGGCGGTACCATGATGCGATCCGGTACTTCCGCAACAGTGACAACCAGTCCTGCTTCTTCCAGGGTTTCGCGGCAGGCAGCCTGACTGGGGCTCTCTCCGGTGGAGAGAAATCCTGCTGGCAGGCACCACTTGCCGACAGGCGGCAAATTGCGCTGCACCAGGACAATGCCGTCACGATTACGTCCGGCCGGGACGAGCACGGCTGCCACCGGTACTGGTGGTTCCCATTCGATTTGTCCGCAGGCGGTGCATTGCTTGCGCTCGCCGCCTTCTACCGCAGCCAGTGCCATGGCACTGCCGCAGTCTCGACAAAATTTAGCGGTATTAAACTGTTGCATATTGATTTTCCTCTTGCTGCAACAGGAGCAATGCCCCTGTTGCAGTGATCTAGGCGATAGCGGCGCGCTCGACGATTGCCTTGATTTGAGCGCGCGGTGAAAGAGTGCCAAAGGCAAAGCCGGACTTGTTGCCAAGTCGAGCATTGATATAGGCACTGGAGACAAAGGGCGGAGTCTGCTCAAGCATGACCACACTAGTGAGAGCCAGCGCCAGCTTTTCGACCAGTTGTCTGGCACCAGCTTCGGTAGCAAAAGCCTGGGCAGCTAGCTTGCTTGCATTCTTCTTGCTCTTTGCTTGAGCCGCCTGACTGGCCAGGGTCTTTTTGAGGACCGCAATATCTCGCGAGAGTCCCTTGCCAAAGCTGTCCAGCAGTCGATTTTGTCCCTGTACTCGGCTCAGCTCATTGAGGACTATGTCCAGTGTCTCGGGCTCACGAGCGACTGCTCGCAAGACATCAAGAGCGATGACGTTGCCAGAGCCTTCCCAGATACCGAGCAGCGGACTCTCGCGGAACAGTCTGGGCATCGGACCTTCTTCGACATAGCCGTTGCCGCCAA includes:
- a CDS encoding inorganic pyrophosphatase, which codes for MAADEFTQLISMMFKSHPWHGVNPGPNAPDKLSAYIEIVPSDAVKLELDKATGHLSVDRPQTLSSLCPMLYGFVPQTYCGDKIGQFCATKTGAKKIIGDGDPLDICVLTEKEFSHGDLFVTVRPIGGLRMVDHGEADDKIIAVLEQDVAYGHLTDISQCPEGVITRLKHYFLSYKRPPDQKPGGKPVVAIKEVYGRKEALQVIRLSMQDYADKYGTQESRMARLKALLKSS
- a CDS encoding NUDIX hydrolase, yielding MQQFNTAKFCRDCGSAMALAAVEGGERKQCTACGQIEWEPPVPVAAVLVPAGRNRDGIVLVQRNLPPVGKWCLPAGFLSTGESPSQAACRETLEEAGLVVTVAEVPDRIMVPPGRNQVLHFYRARSRKGRMQAGSDAQQVKIFYEHNLPEIAFSMHTAFISEYFKARQKKRSPKK